The Lentzea guizhouensis genome contains a region encoding:
- the glp gene encoding gephyrin-like molybdotransferase Glp → MPVLQLPLEECLGLVLAADVIAPVSLPPFDNSAMDGYAVRAGDLAAVPLRLPVADDIPAGRVDVQPMEPGTVHRIMTGAPVPPGADAVIQVELTDAGTSEVTLNATVAPGTNIRVAGDDVRKGDPVLVAGTVLRPAQLGLASALGIPELPVRRRPRVLVLSTGSELVEPGRPLQPGQIYESNGMMLASSVRDAGGIAVQLKFVPDDVEAFHRALAPYLGSVDVIVTSGGVSAGAYEVVKDALASHDVVFTKVAMQPGGPQGSGRYEGVPVLTLPGNPVSAQVSFEVFVRPALLAAMGHQRVERLTARARVSSALSSPAGKTQFRRGAYDPSSGEVVTPVGGPGSHLLSALASSNCLIEVPADVTELAAGDEVTIRHLR, encoded by the coding sequence ATGCCGGTGCTCCAGCTGCCGCTCGAGGAGTGCCTCGGGCTGGTCCTCGCCGCGGACGTGATCGCGCCCGTGTCCCTGCCGCCGTTCGACAACTCCGCGATGGACGGGTACGCCGTCCGCGCGGGCGACCTGGCCGCCGTCCCGCTCCGGCTGCCGGTCGCCGACGACATCCCGGCCGGTCGCGTGGACGTTCAGCCGATGGAACCCGGCACCGTGCACCGGATCATGACGGGTGCGCCGGTGCCTCCCGGTGCGGACGCGGTGATCCAGGTCGAGCTGACCGACGCGGGGACGTCCGAGGTGACGCTGAACGCCACCGTGGCTCCCGGCACGAACATCCGGGTCGCGGGCGACGACGTGCGCAAGGGCGACCCGGTGCTGGTCGCGGGCACGGTGCTGCGACCGGCCCAGCTGGGGCTCGCCTCGGCGCTGGGCATCCCGGAGCTGCCGGTGCGGCGGCGGCCGCGGGTGCTGGTGCTGTCGACGGGGTCGGAGCTGGTCGAGCCGGGGCGGCCGTTGCAGCCGGGGCAGATCTACGAGTCGAACGGGATGATGCTGGCCTCGTCGGTGCGCGACGCGGGCGGCATCGCGGTGCAGCTGAAGTTCGTGCCGGACGACGTGGAGGCGTTCCACCGGGCGCTGGCGCCGTACCTGGGGTCGGTGGACGTGATCGTGACGTCCGGCGGGGTGAGCGCGGGGGCGTACGAGGTGGTGAAGGACGCGCTGGCGAGCCACGACGTGGTGTTCACGAAGGTCGCGATGCAGCCGGGCGGGCCGCAGGGGTCCGGCCGGTACGAGGGCGTGCCGGTGCTGACGCTGCCGGGCAACCCGGTGAGCGCGCAGGTGTCGTTCGAGGTGTTCGTGCGGCCGGCGCTGCTGGCGGCGATGGGGCACCAGCGGGTCGAGCGGCTGACCGCGCGGGCGCGGGTGTCGTCCGCGCTGTCGTCGCCGGCGGGCAAGACGCAGTTCCGGCGCGGGGCGTACGACCCGTCGTCCGGTGAGGTGGTCACGCCGGTCGGGGGGCCGGGGTCGCACCTGCTGTCGGCGCTGGCGTCGTCGAACTGCCTGATCGAGGTGCCGGCGGACGTCACCGAGCTGGCGGCCGGTGACGAGGTCACCATCAGGCACCTGCGGTAG